The genomic segment GGATCAGCGCCACCACCATGGAGATGTAGGTGTAGCGCTGGAGCACCCGGTGGTCCTTGAGGAAGAACAGCACGCCGAGGAAGAGGGCGATGCCGAGGGTGGACCACATCAGCTGGCCGGGCGCCATCGCGCCGCCGAGCCGCGGGGTGGTGATGCTCGGCTCCAGGTCGAGCCGCCAGATCAGCACCAGGCCGAGGCCGTTGAGGAGGGTGGCGATCGGCAGCATCAGCGGGTCGGCGTACGGCGCGAACTTGCGCACCATGAAGTGGGCTATACCCGCCAGCAGGCCGAGGCCCGCGGCGTAGCCGAAGACCCCCGCGGGGACGGTGCCCTCCTTCGCCAGGCCCACGTTGACGTAGGCGAAGACGGGGATGAGCACGGCGAAGACGAGCAGCGCCAGCTCGGTGTTGCGCCGGCTCGGTGCGCCCATCGGCCCGATGGTGGTGGTGTTGGCTGAACTGCTCATGGCTGGCCCCCTACGGCTGCGTGCTGTCGCACTGCTTGGCCAGCCGTTGCTCTTCCTCCGAAAGGCTGGGGCCCGGCGACGGAGTGGCGGCCCTGCTGGCGTCGTTGTCCTGGTCCTCGGTGCCGGTCCGGTCGCCCGGGGCGCCGGCCTCCTTCTGCCGTTCCTCGGCTTCCTTCTCCTTGGCGGCCTGTTCCTCGGCGGCGGCCTGCTGTTCGGCCTTCTTGCGGCAGGCGGTGGCCTGCTTGCCGAGGTCGCCGACCTTGTCGCGGGCCTGCGAGAGGCTCGCGACCGCGATGGTCTCCTTGACCTGGTTGCGCTGGTAGACCGGAAGGTACTTGAGTTCGATCTCGGGGTGGTCCTCGTGGACCTTGTTGAGGCTGATCCAGGCGAGGTCCTGGCTGATCCCCTGGTAGAGCGCGACGTGCTCGCCCTCGGTGCCCACGTAGTACTGGGTCTGGGTCCAGCGGTATCCGGCGTAGAGGCCGCCGCCGAGGACGCCCAGCACGAGGACGAGCCCCAGGGATCTCTTGAGCCACTTGCCGCGCCGCGGCTTGCTCAGATCACCACCGGCGTAGTCGCCGTAGACGCCGTCACCGGGCGGGTCGCCGATCGGGTCGCCGCTGCCGGGCGGGCCGAAACCGCCCGCCGGGGCGCCGGGGTTCTGGCCCTGCTGGGGCACACCCCGGCCGAGGCCGGCCGCGCGCCCCGCCGGGGTCTGCATCGCGCCGTTGTCGCCGAGCTGCGCCTGGTTCTCGGCGACGGCGCCGACCACCACGGGGGTGTCGTTGAGCCGGCCGGAGAGGGTGTCGGTGCCGTCCACGTCGAGGACGTCGGCCACGATGCAGGTGATGTTGTCGGGGCCGCCGCCGCGCAGCGCGAGCTGGATGAGCTCCTGCACGGTCTCGTGCGGGCCCTGGTAGCCGGCGAGGGTGTCCTCCAGCGTCTGGTGGCTGACGACGCCGGAGAGCCCGTCGGAGCAGATGAGGTAGCGGTCGCCGGCCCGGACCTCGCGGATGGAGAGATCGGGCTCGACGTGGTCGCCGCTGCCCAGCGCGCGCATCAGCAGGGAGCGCTGCGGGTGGGTGGTGGCCTCCTCCTCGGTGATCCGGCCCTCGTCCACCAGCCGCTGGACCCAGGTGTGGTCCTGGGTGATCTGGGAGAGGACGCCGTCGCGGAGGAGGTAGGCGCGGGAGTCGCCGACGTGGACCAGGCCGAGGCGGCGGCCCGTCCACAGCAGCGCGGTGAGGGTGGTGCCCATGCCCTCCAGCTGCGGGTCCTCCTCCACCATCACGCGCAGCTGGTCGTTGGCGCGCTGCACGGCCGTGCCGAGGGAGGTGAGGACGTCCGAGCCGGGGACGTCGTCGTCGAGCTGGACGAGGGTGGAGATCACCTCGGAGCTGGCGACCTCGCCCGCCGCCTGGCCGCCCATGCCGTCGGCGATGGCGAGGAGGCGGGGGCCGGCGTAACCGGAGTCCTCGTTGCCCTCGCGGATCATGCCTTTGTGCGATCCGGCGGCGAAGCGCAGTGACAGACTCATGCGCACCTCGCCTGTCGGCTCCGGGTACATCCGCACGGTGCCCACCCTCCGGTCGGGAGCGCGCGGGAGTCCCCTGCCGGGACGGTCCCGGCGGCTGTGTCCGCCGGGGCGCGCTCGCTCCGCTCGCTCATTGTCTTACTACTTCCGCAGCTCGATGACGGTCTTGCCGATGCGGATCGGCGCACCCGGCGGAATCGGCGTCGGCGCGGTGAGTCGGTTCCGGTCGAGATAGGTGCCGTTGGTGGAGCCGAGGTCCTCGACGATCCACTGGCCGTCCCGGTCCGGGTAGATCCTGGCGTGCCGGCTGGAGGCGTAGTCGTCGTCGAGCACGATGGTCGAGTCGTGCGCCCGGCCGAGGCTGATGGTCTGCCCCTGCAGCGCGACGGTGGTGCCCGTCAACGTGCCCTCGGTGACGACGAGTTTGGTCGGGGCGCCACGCCGCTGCCGGCCCCCGCCGCGGCCGCCCGTCTGCTGGCGCGGGGGCTGCGGCGGACGTGCCGCCGGGGCCGCGCGGCCGGACTCGGCGCCGCGGCGTGCCGCGCGCTGCGTCACGCGGGTGCCGAACAGATCGCTGCGGATGACCTGTACGGCCACGATGACGAACAGCCACAGTACGGCGAGAAAACCCAGCCGCATGACCGTCAGGGTCAGCTCTGACATTGCCCCCGCTTCACCCTTCGGCTTGCCGGTAAACGATGGTGGTACTGCCCACGACGATTCGCGAGCCGTCGCGGAGCGTAGCGCGGGTGGTGTGCTGTCCGTCCACCACGATGCCGTTGGTCGACCCGAGATCCTGGATCACCGTGGGCGTCCCCGTCCGGATTTCGCAGTGCCGGCGGGAGACTCCGGGGTCGTCGATGCGGACGTCGGTCTCGGTGCTGCGGCCGAGGACCAGCGTCGGACGGGAGATCTGGTGGCGGGTGCCGTTGATCTCGATCCAGCGGCGGGTCTGCGCGCCGGGCAGCGGTGACGCGCCGGGCAGCCGCGACACCGGCGCCGGTCCGGGTGGAGGCCCGGGCGGGGGGCCGGGCGGCGGCGAGGACGGCATCGGCGGCGGACCGCCGGGCTGCGCCGGGTAGCCGCCGGGGTGCGGCGCCGCGGCGGGGCGGCGGCCGGCCGGGGCCTGGGACTCGCTGGAGGCGAGGGTGCGGCTGCGGACCCGGTACAGGCCGGTGTCGAGGTCCTCGGCCTTCTCCAGATGGACCTGGACCGAGCCCATGAAGGTGTAGCGCTGCTGCTTGGCGTAGTCGCGGACCATGCCGGACAGTTCGTCGCCCAGCTGGCCGGAGTACGGGCTGAGGCGCTCGAAGTCCGGTGCGCTCAGCTCGACGATGAAGTCATTGGGCACGACCGTCCGCTCGCGGTTCCAGATGGTCGCGTTGTTGTCGCACTCGCGCTGGAGCGCGCCGGCGATCTCGACCGGCTGCACCTCGGACTTGAACACCTTGGCGAAGGTGCCGTTCACGAGACCCTCGAGACGCTGCTCGAAGCGCTTCAGTACTCCCACTGGGCACCTCCTTCCCTGACCCGTGCCGCAACCCGCCGCTGGTACTGCCTACTGATCGTATCCACGAGCCGCAAACACGACTGGTTCCACATCCCGCCCCTGCCTGTCAGTGTCGCCGCTCACAGGATCGTAGAGGCGGCTGCCAACAGTGTCCCGCAACCTGCGGGGTGCTCGGGCGGTCGGGGGCGGGAAAGCGGAGCTCCGGGAGAAGATCGCCGGGACGGATGGGGAGAGAGCGGACGCACGGGGCGGGGAACGCGGCACCGGCGCGGGCCCTGCGCCGGGTCGCGCGGGGGCGCCGGAACGCATGTGAAGTCACCCTGGCCGGCGTGCTAATCTTCTGGATGTCGGAAGGCGCTCACACACCACCGGCCCGAGAGGGTCCGGGAGATGTGAGAGAATCGTTCGGCAGCACCCATGCGCGGGTGGCGGAATAGGCAGACGCGCTGGATTCAGGTTCCAGTGCCCGAAAGGGCGTGGGGGTTCAACTCCCCCCTCGCGCACGCATGAGGTAACGGGAACGGGCCTCTTCGAGTGACACATGTCGCTCGGGGAGGCCCGTTTCGTGTTGCCGGGCCGGGCCGGGGCCGGGCCGCTACGGACGCTGAACCGCGGCGCAGGGCGGGAGACCGGTCCGCGCACCCGCCTCACCTGCCCGGTCTCGGCGGGGATCTTCGCCGCGCACTGAGCACGATCCTCTTCCGGACGGGGGTGACCGGCCCGCGGTGGGCCGCCCGCCGGACCGTGCGGTCCGCCGCGGTCAGCCGGCCGCGCGGCTCACCACCGCGGGCTCGCGGGCGAGGAGCGCGGTGAGCGCCGCGGCGGCGGGGATGACGGTGAGCACGACGAGCGCGGTGCCGTATCCGCCCGTCAGATCGTGGCCCAGGGAGATGGCGAGCGGTCCGAAGGCGCTCGCGGCGATGGTGAGGGTGTGGGCGCTGCCGCGGATGGCACCGAGATGGGCGGTGCCGAAGTAGCGCGGGTAGGCGGCGGATTCGATCACCCGCAGGAGGCCGCCCGACGCCCCCAGGAGCAGCCCGTAGCCGATCGCCGTCCACCCGGGCTCCACGTACCGCGCGGAGAGCACGGCGCCGGCGAGGACCGCCATGGCGCCGGCGAGGACGGCTCTGGGCGGCAGGCGGTCCACGAGGGCCCCGGCGGCGAGCGTGGCCAGCAGGGCCGCGGCCGTCTGCGGCAGGAAGTTGGCGGCGGCTTCGACGGGGGTGAGCCCGCGTTCGCCGAGCAGGGCGATCTGGTGGAAGTTCAGGCCGGTGGTGAGCATGCTGCTGGCGGACAGACCGGCCGCCACGGCCCAGAACATCCCGGTGCGCAGGGCCCGGCGCAGGGGCACACCGGCGGGCGGGCCCCCGGTGTCCGCTCCGGGGGCCGGGGGGATGCCGTCGACGTGCTGGCCGAGGTCGGCGGGCCGGTTGCGGATGCCGAACAGGGCGAGGGGAAGGACGATGAGCCAGACGGCGATGCCCTCGATCGCCCACGCCTGGCGCCAGCCGTACCCGTGGATCAGCCGCTCCACCAGGACCGGGGCGAGGGAGATGCCCGCCGCGCCGACGGCGCTGGTGATGCCGAGGGCCATGCCGCGGCGCTTGTCGAACCAGTAGGCGACGGTCGTCGTGGCCACGAGGGAGAGAGCGCCCTGGCCGGTCATGCGGACGCCGACGAACCCGGCGGTCAGCCCGGTGAGGCCGGTGACGAAGGACAGGCCGAGGAGCACCGCACCGAAGACGGCGCCGACGGCGGCGATCACCCGCCGGGGGCCGTACCGGTCGATCGCGCGGCCCACCAGTGGCATCGCGCAGGCGCCGATGAGCGTGCCGGTGAGGTAGGCCGTGGACACCTCGGTGCGGCTGATGCCGAGACCGGTGATGAGCGGGTCGATGAAGACGGAGATGCCGGCGGTCTGGCCGGGGGCCGTCATCGCCATGGCGAGCGCCGAGTAGGCGACGATCCGCCAGCCGTGGAACGGCTTGCCGGTCGTGGCGGGGGCGTGCGCCGGGGCGTCCGGACGGGCTTGTTCCGCGGGCCGGTTCAGGGGTCCTCCTCACGAGAGCCGTGCCTCCCGGCGGCCGGGGGCGCCGGGAGGATGTCCGCACCCCATCAGACCTTATTCCGAGGGACCACGGGCCCGGCCGGGACCGTCGTCGGCGGCCTGTCCCGGCCCGCCGGGAGGCGGCGGGCCGGGACTGCGGGGTCAGTGCCCGGCGGTGAGCTGGCCGGCGAGCTTGGTGTGCATCTCGGCGCTGGGCTTGTTCAGGCCGACGATGGTGACCTTCTTGCCGCGCTGGGCGTACTTGGTCTCGATGGCGTCCAGGGCGGCGACGGAGGAGGCGTCCCAGATGTGGGCGTCGGTGAGGTCGATGACGACGTCGTCCGGGTCGTCCTTGTAGTCGAACTGGTAGACGAGGTCGTTGGAGGAGGCGAAGAACAGCTCGCCGGTGACCGCGTAGACCACCTGGTTGCCGTCGGGGTCGACCACGCCGGAGACCTCGGCGAGGTGGGCGACGCGCTTGGCGAAGATCACCAACGCGGTGACGCAGCCGACGATCACGCCGATGGCGAGGTTGTGGGTGATGACGACCACGGCGACGGTCGCGGCCATGACGACGGTCTCGCCCAGCGGCATCCGCTTCAGCGTCCCGGGCTGGACGGAGTGCCAGTCGAAGGTGGCGGCCGAGACGAGGATCATCACGGCGACCAGGGCGGCCATCGGGATGTCGGAGACGACGGGCCCGAAGACCACGACCAGGACCAGCAGGAACATGCCGGCCAGGAAGGTGGACAGCCGGGTGCGGGCCCCGGAGGTCTTCACGTTGATCATCGTCTGGCCGATCATGGCGCAGCCGCCCATGCCGCCGAAGAAGCCGGTGACGACGTTGGCGACGCCCTGGCCGATGGACTCCCGGGTCTTGTTGGAGTGGGTGTCGGTGATGTCGTCGACCAGCTTGGCGGTCATCAGTGACTCCATCAGGCCGACCAGCGCGAAGGCGAGGGAGTACGGGGCGATGACGGTGAGCGTCTCCAGCGTCAGCGGCACCTCGGGCAGGCCGGGGACCGGCAGCGAGGACGGCAGCTCGCCCTTGTCGCCGACCGTCGGGACGGCCAGGCCGGCGCCGATGGTGATCAGCGTCAGGATGACGATGGAGACGAGCGGGGCCGGGACCGCCTTCGTCAGCCGCGGGAAGAGCACCATCAGCGCAAGGCCCCCGGTGACCAGCGGGTAGACGGCCCAGGGCACGTTCCGCAGCTCGGGGACCTGGGCCAGGAAGATCAGGATCGCGAGGGCGTTGACGAAGCCGACCATCACCGAGCGCGGAACGAAGCGCATCAGCTTGGCCACGCCCACCGCGCCCAGGGCGATCTGCATGAGGCCGCCGAGGATCACCGCGGCGATCAGGTGCCCCAGGCCGTACTCGTGGTTGAGCGGTGCGATGACCAGCGCGATCGCACCGGTCGCCGCCGAGATCATGGCCTTCCGGCCGCCCACGACGGAGATCACCACGGCCATGGTGAAGGAGGCGAACAGGCCGATGGCGGGGTCGACTCCGGCGATGATCGAGAAGGAGATGGCCTCCGGGATCAGGGCCAGGGCGACCACGAGGCCGGCCAGCACCTCGGTGCGGAACACCTTCGGGGAGGCGAGCCAGTCGGGCCGGGACAAGCGGAACTTGGGCACTGCGGACAGCGAGAAGGACATGCAACCGTTTCTGTTCGGGCGCAGACGTCCAACCGCTGGATGCCCACGCGTGCTCTGCTCCGCACCCGGTGCGGAATCCCGGCGGCCCGGCCTCGACGGGGGCCCTGCCGGTAGGGGGTGGCGGCCGTGGTGGCCGCCGGTCGGGCATCATTGCCCGGAAGTCTGCGGATGCCGGCGGGGCCCGGTCGGGGCCGCAGTCCGGCGGTGGGGCCCGGGCCGCAGCTGTACAGCGCGGGCGTCCACGTCGAAACCCTACCCTGACGTGAGGGCAGGGTGCGCATCGGAACTGTGAAATGCAGGCAAACAAGCGCTCGGATCATGTGATTCCAGACACGTGGGCTGGATCGATGCGAACGTTCGAAGCGGTGGAACGGCAGAGGGAGCAGGCGCGGCGATGACGGAGCGGCAGATGCAGATCGGCGAGGTGGCCGAGCGGACCGGCTTGTCACTCCGCACGATCCGCCACTACGAGGACGTCGGTCTGGTCAGCCCCTCCGCCCGCAGCAAGGGCGGCTTCCGCCTCTACACCGACGCCGACGTCGAACGCCTCATGGTCGTCCGCCGGATGAAGCCGCTGGACTTCTCCCTGGAGGAGATGCGGGACCTGCTGGAGATCACCGACCGCCTCTCGGGCGACGGAGATCCGCCGGCGGGCGGGGAGCGGGAACGGCTGCGCGAGCGGCTGGACGCGTACCGCAAGGTCGCCGACGCCCGCTGCGAGACCCTGCGCGCCCAGCTGATGGCCGCCGAGGACTTCGCCGCCACGCTGCGCCGGCGGCTGGACGCGGACGGCTGAACGGCACGGCGCGCAGGCGCCCACGGGCCCTCAAAGGGTGTGCCCGACGGTCCCGCACGGCCGGCGTCGCCGCGCCTCAGCGGCGCCCGTTCCGCCGCTGCCGGCGGGGGTCTACTGGTGGGCGGCCAGCAGGGGTTCCAGCCGGGCGTCGGGGAAGGCGCGACGGAAGGAGTTGGCCTGCCAGCGGTCCTGGAAGAGGGCCAGGTGCGCGTGGTCGCGGATCCTGGTCAGGGCCTCGCCGCGGGCCAGCCGGGAACCGTTGAGCGCTTCGGCCCCTTCGGCGTCGGTGGCCCTGGCCACGTGGTACGGGAGCGGCTCCAGCCGTACGGGGGCGGAGAACTCCCCGGCCATGCGGGCGGAGACCACGTCGAACTGCATGGGTCCCACGGCCGCCAGGACGGGTGCCTGGTCGCCGCGGAGCTCGGACACCAGGACCTGCACCACGCCCTCCTCGTCCAGCTGTGCGATACCGCGCCGGAACTGCTTGGAGCGGCTGATGTCGGCCGGACGGGCGACCGCGAAGTGCTCGGGCGCGAAGGTGGGCATGGCCGGGAACACCGCGGGCGGGCCGGCGTAGAGGGTGTCGCCGACGCGCAGCGCCGCGGCGTTGACCAGGCCGACGACGTCGCCCGGGTAGGCGGTGTCGACCATGGAACGGTCCTGGCCGAAGACGCTGTGCGCGTACTTGGTCGCGAACGGCTTGCCGGAGGCGGCGCGGGTGACGGTCGCCCCCCGTTCGAACACCCCGGAGCAGACCCGCAGGAACGCGATCCGGTCCCGGTGCGCGGGGTCCATGTTGGCCTGCACCTTGAAGACCAGGCCGGAGAACGGGGCGTCGACCGGGCGGGTGCCGCCGCCCTCCAGCTCGCGGGGTCCGGGCGGCGGCGCGTAGTCGACGAGGGCGTCGAGCAGCAGCCGTACCCCGATGTTGGAGATCGCGGCGCCGAAGAAGACCGGGGTGGACTTCCCCGCCAGGAAGGACTCGCGGTCGAACCCGGCCCCGTCCGCCTGCAGCAACTCCAGCTCCTCGACCGCCTGTTCCCAGTCCGGACCTTCCGCGGAGGCGGCCTCGGCGGCGGAGACCGGCTCCTCCAGCGCCTCCTTGGACCCGCCCGGGGTGCGGGTGTAGCGCAGCATGCGCTCGGGTTCACGGACGTCCACGAGCCCGCGCAGATGGCCGGCGATGCCCACCGGCCAGGTCACCGGAGTGGGACGGAGCCCGAACTCCCGCTCGATCTCGTCCAGCAGCTCCAGGGCCTCCCGGCCGGGCCGGTCCCACTTGTTGACGAAGGTGATGACCGGGATGCGGCGGTGCCGGCAGACGTCGAACAGCTTGCGGGTCTGCTCCTCCAGGCCCTTGGCCGCGTCGATGAGCATCACCGCACAGTCCACCGCGGCCAGCACCCGGTAGGTGTCCTCGGAGAAGTCCGCGTGCCCGGGGGTGTCCAGCAGGTTCAGCACACACCCGCGGTGGGCGAACTGCAGCACCGCGGAGGTCACGGAGATCCCGCGGGCCTTCTCCATCTCCATCCAGTCCGAGGCCACCCCGCGCCGCCCCGCCTTGCCGTGCACCGCGCCCGCCTCGGTGATCGCGTGCGCGTGCAGGGCCAGCGCCTCGGTCAGCGTCGACTTGCCCGCGTCCGGATGGCTGATCACGGCGAAGGTCCGCCGCCGGGCCGCCTCACCCGCCGCCCACTGCGCGGCCGCGTTCACCGGACCGCCTTCCGGGACGCCGCCGAGGCGGCCGGCGGCCGCGAGAGATGCCCGTGCAGGGAACCGGCGAAGTCCTCCGCCGCCCTCAGCTCACCGCGCAGGTCCTCGCACCGCGCATCGGCCCTCTCCCAGTACTTCCGCAAGATCGTCACCAGTTCCTCGTGTGCCTGTTCCCCGGTCGTCCGCAGCGGTCCGCCGGTGTCCGGCAACCGCTCCAGCGCGTTTAGCAGCGTCCGCACATCCTCCAGGCAGAAGCCGAGCGGACGCATCCGCCGCACCAGCGCCGGCCGCCGCACCTCCGCCTCGGTGTAGAGACGGACCCCCCCAGGCTGCGCTCGCCGGGGGCCACCACCCCGGCCTCGCATCGCCCGCCCGGCACGCTTGCCGACCGCGAATCTACCCTGACGTTAGGGTAGGTTGGCAATCGCTGAAACGAGGGTGGCCCCACAGGCCGCCGTCGTCGTCGGGCGGCGCCGCCCCTCCCTCCGTGGGAGCGGCGCCGCTCATGCCGCGTCCCTCCGGCCGTCCGGCCGAACGCCCCACGCCGGCAGGGGAGTTGCCGTCCTCGTCGGCGTGGCGGCCGCGCTTGCGCGGAGGGCCGGGACGGAGACCGCACGGGCCCGCCCGGCATGCCGCGGTGCCCGCCTCCCCGTCCGCCGCGGCGGCCGCGCACCCCGGCCTTACCCGATCGGGCGGTGCCCGGTCGCCCGAGCGGTGGGGGCGGGGAGCCGCCTGCCGGACTCTCCGGTAGCGTCAGGATAATGAGTCATCCCCATCCCGAATTGAAAGCCGCTCCTCCGCTGCCCGACGGCGGGCTGAGGGTGGTCGCTCTGGGCGGCCTGGGCGAGATCGGCCGCAACATGACGGTCTTCGAGCACGCCGGCAAGCTGCTCGTCGTCGACTGCGGTGTGCTCTTCCCCGAGGAGCACCAGCCCGGGGTGGACGTGATCCTCCCCGACTTCACCTCGATCCGGGACCGGCTGGACGACATCGTGGCGATCGTGCTGACCCACGGGCACGAGGACCACATCGGCGGTGTGCCGTATCTGCTCCGCGAGCGGGCGGACATCCCCGTCGTGGGCTCCAAGCTGACGCTGGCGTTCCTGGAGGCCAAGCTCAAGGAGCACGGCATCAGGCCCCGCACGGTGCGGGTCCGCGAGGGCGACCGCCGGGGCTTCGGCCCGTTCGACTGCGAGTTCGTCGCGGTCAACCACTCCATCCCCGACGGCCTGGCCGTGGCGATCCGCACCGGCGCGGGACTGGTGCTGCACACCGGCGACTTCAAGATGGACCAGTTCCCGCTGGACGAGCGCATCACCGACCTGCGGGCCTTCGCGCGGCTGGGTGAGGAGGGCGTCGACCTCTTCCTCACCGACTCCACCAACGCCGAGGTGCCCGGCTTCACCACCTCCGAGCAGGAGCTGAACCCCGCGATCGAGCAGGTGCTGCGCACCGCGCCGCGGCGGGTCATCGTCTCCAGCTTCGCCAGCCATGTGCACCGCATCCAGCAGGTGCTGGACGCGGCGCACCAGCACGGCCGGAAGGTCGCCTTCGTGGGCCGGTCGATGGTCCGCAACATGGGCATCGCCCGGGACCTGGGCTATCTGAAGGTCCCGCAGGGGCTGGTGGTGCCGGTGAAGGAGCTGGAGAAGCTGCCACCCAGCAAGATCGCGCTGGTGTGCACCGGTTCGCAGGGCGAGCCGATGGCCGCGCTGTCGCGGATGGCCAACCGCGACCACATGATCCGGATCGGCGAGGGCGACACCGTGCTGCTGGCCAGCTCCCTCATCCCGGGCAACGAGAACGCCATCTACCGGGTGATCAACGGGCTGACCCGGTGGGGCGCCAACGTCGTCCACAAGGGCAACGCGAAGGTGCACGTCTCGGGGCACGCCAGCGCCGGTGAGCTCGTGTACTGCTACAACATCGTCAAGCCCCGGAACGTCATGCCCGTGCACGGGGAGTGGCGCCATCTGCGGGCCAACGCCGAGCTGGCCGTCCGCACCGGGGTCGACCCCGACCGTGTGGTCATCGCCGAGGACGGCGTGGTCGTCGACCTGGTGGACGGGCGGGCCGCCATCACCGGCAAGGTGCCGGCCGGGAACATCTACGTGGACGGCATGGAGGTCGGCGGAGCCACCGAGGCCTCCCTCAAGGACCGGGTCACGCTGGCCGAGGAGGGCGTCGTGACCGTGGTGGCCATCGTCGACGCCGACACCGGAGCCCTGGCGGAGACCCCCGATTTCCTCGCCCGCGGTTTCGTCCACGACGACACCACGTTCGAGCCGGTCGTCCCCGTCATCGAGAAGACGCTGGCGAAGGCGGCGGAGGAAGGGGTCGGAGAGGCCCACCAGCTCGAACAGCTCATCGCCCGCGCCGTGGCCTCCTGGGCGTTCCGCACCTACCGCCGCAAGCCCCTCATCATTCCCGTCGTCATCGACGCCTGACGCCTGACGCCCGGCTGCCGGCCGGCCGGGCGGGCCCGTCCGGTCCCGCGGCCGGCCGGGTGTGGGGCGGGCTTGCGGCCTCGGTCCGGCCTCCCGTGTGCCCTATGGGGGGAATTACCCCTACAGGGTGGGGGTAATTGGTCCCGGGTCACGGCCCCCACCGGCTCATGCGGGTGGCCGGGAGAAGAGGCAGTCTGGAGGGTGAGGGCGGTGGACGGCCCGGGCGGCCGGCCCGTGTTCGCGGCCCGGGATCCGAAGGGCGTGAGAGATCATGATGTTCTGGTACGACCACGATGTCAGCGGCTGGGGCTGGTTCGCGATGTCCGCCGGGATGATCCTCTTCTGGGTGCTGATCATCACCGGTGCGGTGATGCTCTTCCGTGCGCTGGGCAGCCGGTCGGAGCAGCCGCAGCGGTCCGTTCCCCCGTCGCCGGAGCAGGTCCTCGCCGATCGGTTCGCACGGGGCGAGATCGACGACGAGGAGTACCGGCGGCGTCTGGACACGCTCCACTCCGCCGGGCCGCCCCGGAGCTGAACGGCCGGCGGCCCGCGGCGGGCCTGTGCGCCCGCCGCGGGCCGCCGTGATGCCGACGCTCCGGGTTACGCGGCCGTGGTGACCGCCACCGGGGCCTCGGCTCCGGCCGTCGCGCAGTCCGGGCAGAGGACCCGGCGCTCGGTGCCGTACAGCGCCGGGCCGGTGATCGGGCCGCGGCGGACGCGCTGGAGTCCGATCCGGGTGTGCTCCCGGCAGACTCCGGTGCCGCAGGTGTGGCAGAGGCCGGTGGCCGGGGCGGTGTCCCCGTGCAGGGTGCAGGTGAGGCAGTTCATGACAGCTTTCCTTCCGGGCCGGCGGCCGGTACGGGGGAAGCGAACCGGTTGCGCCAGGCCAGTGACACGTAGACGAGGCCGATGAGGACGGGGACCTCGATCAGGGGGCCGACGACGCCGGAGAGCGCCTGGCCGGAGGTGACGCCGAAGGTCGCGATGGCGACAGCGATGGCGAGCTCGAAGTTGTTCCCGGCGGCCGTGAACGCCAGGGTCGCGGAGCGGGCGTAGGGCAGGCCGATGGCCTTCCCGAGGGCGAAGCTGCCGAACCACATCACCGCGAAGTAGACGAGCAGGGGGAGGGCGATGCGGGCGACGTCCAGCGGCTGGGAGGTGATCGTCTTCCCCTGCAGGGCGAAGAGGACCACGATGGTGAAGAGCAGGCCGTAGAGGGCCCAGGGGCCGATCTTCGGGAGCACCTTCGCCTCGTAGGACTCGCGGCCCATCCGCTGTTCGCCGATGCGGCGGGTGAGGAAGCCGGCGATGAGCGGGATGCCCAGGAAGATGACGACGTTGAGGGCGATCTCCCACATGGAGATGTCGAGGCGGCTGCCGTCGCCGAGGCCGAGCCAGCCGGGGAGCAGGTCGAGGTAGAACCAGCCGAGCAGGCCGAAGGCCAGGACCTGGAAGACGGAGTTGAGGGCGACGAGGACGGCGCCGGCCTCGCGGTCGCCGCAGGCCAGGTCGTTCCAGATGATGACCATGGCGATACAGCGGGCCAGGCCGACGATGATCAGCCCGGTGCGGTACTCGGGCAGGTCGGGCAGGAAGATCCAGGCGAGGGCGAACATCACGGCCGGGCCGACGACCCAGTTGATCACCAGCGAGGAGATCATCAGCCGCTTGTCGCCGGTGACGGCGTCCAGCTTGTCGTAGCGGACC from the Streptomyces xinghaiensis S187 genome contains:
- a CDS encoding MerR family transcriptional regulator encodes the protein MTERQMQIGEVAERTGLSLRTIRHYEDVGLVSPSARSKGGFRLYTDADVERLMVVRRMKPLDFSLEEMRDLLEITDRLSGDGDPPAGGERERLRERLDAYRKVADARCETLRAQLMAAEDFAATLRRRLDADG
- a CDS encoding peptide chain release factor 3; translation: MNAAAQWAAGEAARRRTFAVISHPDAGKSTLTEALALHAHAITEAGAVHGKAGRRGVASDWMEMEKARGISVTSAVLQFAHRGCVLNLLDTPGHADFSEDTYRVLAAVDCAVMLIDAAKGLEEQTRKLFDVCRHRRIPVITFVNKWDRPGREALELLDEIEREFGLRPTPVTWPVGIAGHLRGLVDVREPERMLRYTRTPGGSKEALEEPVSAAEAASAEGPDWEQAVEELELLQADGAGFDRESFLAGKSTPVFFGAAISNIGVRLLLDALVDYAPPPGPRELEGGGTRPVDAPFSGLVFKVQANMDPAHRDRIAFLRVCSGVFERGATVTRAASGKPFATKYAHSVFGQDRSMVDTAYPGDVVGLVNAAALRVGDTLYAGPPAVFPAMPTFAPEHFAVARPADISRSKQFRRGIAQLDEEGVVQVLVSELRGDQAPVLAAVGPMQFDVVSARMAGEFSAPVRLEPLPYHVARATDAEGAEALNGSRLARGEALTRIRDHAHLALFQDRWQANSFRRAFPDARLEPLLAAHQ
- a CDS encoding ribonuclease J, producing MSHPHPELKAAPPLPDGGLRVVALGGLGEIGRNMTVFEHAGKLLVVDCGVLFPEEHQPGVDVILPDFTSIRDRLDDIVAIVLTHGHEDHIGGVPYLLRERADIPVVGSKLTLAFLEAKLKEHGIRPRTVRVREGDRRGFGPFDCEFVAVNHSIPDGLAVAIRTGAGLVLHTGDFKMDQFPLDERITDLRAFARLGEEGVDLFLTDSTNAEVPGFTTSEQELNPAIEQVLRTAPRRVIVSSFASHVHRIQQVLDAAHQHGRKVAFVGRSMVRNMGIARDLGYLKVPQGLVVPVKELEKLPPSKIALVCTGSQGEPMAALSRMANRDHMIRIGEGDTVLLASSLIPGNENAIYRVINGLTRWGANVVHKGNAKVHVSGHASAGELVYCYNIVKPRNVMPVHGEWRHLRANAELAVRTGVDPDRVVIAEDGVVVDLVDGRAAITGKVPAGNIYVDGMEVGGATEASLKDRVTLAEEGVVTVVAIVDADTGALAETPDFLARGFVHDDTTFEPVVPVIEKTLAKAAEEGVGEAHQLEQLIARAVASWAFRTYRRKPLIIPVVIDA
- a CDS encoding SHOCT domain-containing protein — translated: MMFWYDHDVSGWGWFAMSAGMILFWVLIITGAVMLFRALGSRSEQPQRSVPPSPEQVLADRFARGEIDDEEYRRRLDTLHSAGPPRS
- a CDS encoding DUF2180 family protein, with protein sequence MNCLTCTLHGDTAPATGLCHTCGTGVCREHTRIGLQRVRRGPITGPALYGTERRVLCPDCATAGAEAPVAVTTAA
- the arsB gene encoding ACR3 family arsenite efflux transporter; protein product: MTRTDPPPATTAEDPGSSVVAKLSTLDRFLAVWILIAMAAGLGLGRLVPGMNDALAAVEIGGISLPIALGLLIMMYPVLAKVRYDKLDAVTGDKRLMISSLVINWVVGPAVMFALAWIFLPDLPEYRTGLIIVGLARCIAMVIIWNDLACGDREAGAVLVALNSVFQVLAFGLLGWFYLDLLPGWLGLGDGSRLDISMWEIALNVVIFLGIPLIAGFLTRRIGEQRMGRESYEAKVLPKIGPWALYGLLFTIVVLFALQGKTITSQPLDVARIALPLLVYFAVMWFGSFALGKAIGLPYARSATLAFTAAGNNFELAIAVAIATFGVTSGQALSGVVGPLIEVPVLIGLVYVSLAWRNRFASPVPAAGPEGKLS